gaccAATCGAAGCTTGTAATTctccatcaaccagtctgtgaaggttcGGAGATCACCTatagatctaccacgagtaactgggcgagacttaggtcttagctcaggaggattgggtggatttgtgtgtccgcgagtcttgtgtgactcagccccctcaacggagacgtaggattgtgccaacaatccgaacttcagaaaacaaatccTTGTGTCTTCGTGTTCTTGTGATGTCGTTCCTCAATTTCATACtttctgttgaagtataaTTGTTCTCACTGTTCTTGTCTTCATTGCTACTTCTTTACctgttcatttttcttcattccgttgctactctaaaattgctaagtataatctctgttgttgaagcactgtgactgtcttcagtcttcagtcttcatttttgaagaaagaattaaaaccgGTCACATTCACCACCGTctgtgacgtactcgatctttcagtATCAATCCACCAACATGGAGATTGAAATACTGAAAGGACAGTAGATATAATACCGTACGTGTCAGTGTTGCTAGCGGTCACGACGTTGATAGTCTTCTGCCCGTTTTTCTCTCTCCGATCTGCACGATCAGAACAGTCTCTGGAAAAGTGGCCGAGCTCTCCACAGGTGAAACAATTCATCTCGcctttgtttactttcttcttcttgaaggtaGTAGTCTGCGCGGGCTTGTTGTTTTTAACAACAACGGACTTCTTCCCTTTGTTCTTTCCGTTGATGCGAAAGTTCATCTGTACCATATTGGCGTTAAACAGAAAATCAGCAGCCTTCTCAGTGGTGTCCTTAGCCCGAGCtttctcttcaacatcaagggaCGCTATCAGTTGTTCAACTGATAtctcttgtctcttgtgttttagagACGTggcgaagttcctccacgcgggaggtaactttgcaataatgcaCCCAGCCACGTACTAGTCGGGTAAATCACACTTGAGAAGCTTGAGTTCTCTCACAATGATCTGTATCTCATGCGCATGTTCAACTACAGAACGGTTATCCACCATCTTGTAGTCGTTCAGCGACTCCATGGTATACAATTCACTGCCTGCATTGGTTGCACCGAATTtagcatccaatgcatcccacaGCTCCTTCCCGTCTTCTATGTGCATATACACATCACAAAGACGGTCAGAAAGAACACTCAGAATGCATCCTCTAAAGGCAACATTGGCATCCTGAAAATTTTTCTGAGCTTCCTCAGATAAATCTTCCTCTGGTTTGCCGTCTGTCACCTAGAATACTTTCAGAGTCTGCAACCAAAGTATGGCCTTTAATTGCCATCTCTTGAAGTACATCCCGGAAATTTTATCCGgcttcaatgcatcggctaaacCCATAGTTAAATCAGGAAATTGCCtacaataaggtttttggattgttggaaaattaagcaatttcgagaataacaatttaatgaataattccagaatatagatcatgacgacatTAGCAACTAGCACAGGCATCTCGAAAGTACTAGAAGTATTTAACAGTTCAACAAAGAGCAATatgaactcgcagatcataGCTAAACTGTAGATCGGATCACGGATTACGTACTATTTCGAtcaagaggaagaagccgTGATGACGATCGAGTTGACTTGACGACGTTGCTGGCAACAAAGACGGCGGCACGTAGCACCGCCCGACTTGGACGGTTGGCGACCCGTGGTGgcggaagcgagcagtcgcgcggAGCGCTTCCCGAAACCTTATTCGCCatctcccgtacaggatcgcaaaggggaaaggttccggagacctgctctcccgatcgctggtgcacgccggcgctcgggatggagtagactacgactacggcgcaaaagcgagagacacgcgaaaccctagctcggtTGTCTTgcgtaccgatcggagggacggggcggctgtatatatagtcatgcgggtataggtcggttcggtttaggaaacctgaaccgactacacaaaatctgcacgcgtctgtaacagattccaaaaatatctcgcgcgcgtgacaaaaagattAGAAGCCCAGCCCCACACGGCTCGAattcgatccacgaaacgcggcgcgcgcgtggcgaggcgagaggaggaggaggaggagcgcgtgTGGGGATTTCcattgctcacttgctcaataggtgagaagcaacatctcttatatgttggtctcactcactctaaactaaTAAGGTGTGACTATTCTAATTCTCACTCTCCTCATCACAattattttttagaatttatTAAACTTAATCTTGAACTGATCAGAcccaccaaattctaacatCGTGCTTGCTGCGTGCACATATCGAAACCGACTTGTGGTTGGACGTGGAGTACGTAGTAGTAAAATCGTGTGAAACGGTGCTCTTCCTTCCCATCCAATTTTCTCAGCTTTCTGGATGGGTTCACCAAACTTGGATGGAACGAAGGAGGGGTACCGTACGGGCGAGACGacaagggaaggaggaggagtctCAGCCAGCCTACAAGAGGTCGGCAGGGCTCTTGGACTGGAGTGAGTGCAGACCTCCAATGGCATTACAGTATCTTCCTTGACTAGATTGACTCGAAACAAAGCCAAGGAGGCTCTGATAAATCTGGTTCCAAGTTTTGCCCCGGAGGGGCTCTGATATCCCGTCCGGTTCCTTCCACGCAGCTTCCTTGGCTACACAGTACTGCAGGTACCCTCCAGGTGCCCCATGTTTCGGCTGGTTTTCAGTTGCCAGAATCTAACGGCTAGATCACGTTTGCGGCCAAGTGTCACGCCGCGTCCTGGTGGAGTGGTGGTACGATGGGATTGGCGCCATGCAGCAGGCAGGCTGGCCCGGCCGCGATCCCGGGCGGGGTCGGCTGATGATGGGCTCGCCGCACGAGGGGGGACGCGGAAGGGCGGCACTTGGATTCCCACGTTTTCCACCCACCAAGTCAGCAGCAGTACAGTACAGTAGGACCCTCCTCCCCTGCCGCGCCGCGTGTCCCCCCAATCCCCAGCCACCATTTAACTCCTCCCCCCGCTTCCATCCAGGCCCAAATCCAATCCCCACAGCGCCAAATCCCTCCTCGATTACTCCTCCCCCCAACCGCCCTCAGCGAAAGCCCCAAAGCTACTCCGTACCACACATCGAGCGAGCGCCGGGCACTcgtccccttcttcctcctagTAGTCATATTCTATCTAGGTCTCAGCCTGCGTACGCGGCGGCAGATCGGGCACAtggacggcagcggcgtcgaCGCGGCGCTGGGCCTCGTCGCGTGGTGGGGCTCCGTGCGGGGCTTCTTCACGCCGGCCACGCTGTTCCTCGTCGTCAACCTCGTCATCGGCACCATCGCGCTCACgtcccgctcccgccgccgcaaccccGACTCCCCACACCACCAACGCCACCAGCACCAACAccaacagcagcaggaggaggacgatgaGAACCATCCCTACTACGACCAGCAGCacccgcagcagcaggaggaggagcggtaCGTggacccgccggcgccggcgccgctggcgcGCACGTCGTCGGTGCTGGACCGGCTACGTTCCATCGGCCTCTACCGCTTCCGCTCCGGCGACTTCCCGCCCGAGtacgccgcccccgcccccgacCACGCAGGAGCCGTGACGGTGACGGCCGGGGACGCCGCTCACTACTCCCGGAGCCGGTCCGAGCCCGCGCACGCGcctgcgccgtcgccgcgggagaagacgaggaagaggGCTTCGGCGGCGGGGGTCCCGCCGAGGATGAGAAAGTCGTCGAGCAGCTCCTCGCAGGCGAGGAAGAATGCCGCGGCGTCCGCGAGGGCCGCGGAATGGGCGGCGGtgcgcgcggaggaggaggaggaggagcaggccgtcGTGGACGCGAGGGCGGAGGAGTTCAGCGACAGCTTCatgccttcttcgccgccggcgcagcagcaacagcaaaagcaacagcagcaggaggaggaggaggtctaCTACCGGGAAGAGTACGTCCCTCCTCTGCGGCcgacgagggcggcggcggcgccgctggcgcgCGCGCCTTCCGTGCTCGAGCGCCTCCGGTCCTTCAGCCTCTACCGCTTCACCTCcggcgacctcgccgccgaagCGGCCCCCGCGGCGGAAGAGGCGCACTACGGCAGGAGCCAGTCGGAGCGGCAGAGCAAGAAGGGGAAGAGCCAGCAGGGGGCGGatgcggaggagaggaggatgaCCAAGTCGAGTTCAGAGGCGAGGAAGCcagcgccggcaccggagGAGCCGGCGGAGCAAGGCGTGGACGCGCGCGCGGACGACTTCATCAACAGCTTCAGGCAGCAGCTCAAGCTGCAGCGGCTCAACTCGCTGCTCAACTACAAGGAGATGCTCAACCGCGGGTCCAAGTAGCTaggccgccggagaagaagaagaagaagaatactaGATTCTGCTGCACTGTCTTAATCTTAATCTTACTCCCCCGATCGAGTCTTAGCGACTGATTGCTGCTAAAAATTAATCACATGTGAGCGAGGTTTGTAGTATACTCCTACATTGGTGCTAATTAAACTCTTGATTTTTCTCTCTGTTCATCTCCCGCGGAGTACATGGCATCACGAGGTAGGCATTGATGAGTGTACAGTGACTCAGTGAGCTGTGTCAAGCACGTTGCTGAGCCTGAGGCCGGTGGTTTGCGCGTCTCTTTCTCTGCTGTTGCTCGAGAATTAGATGAAACTCAATTCTGGGAGCGAGTTCAGGGCAACGGTGGGCACGAACGAACGAAGGGGGATGGACGATGAAGACGCCCAGCGAGCTGCTGAGGCCCGGATTCTCGgtattgtgtgtgtgtgtgtgtggttgCGCGTTGGAGGAGCATTTCGCCCCCACGACCGGCCGAGACGCCCAACGGGTCGCGTCGCGCCTTCCTATCGCGATTGTTAACGACTCGTCTCCATCGAGAAAAGCCGTAACGGAATCGAATTGGTTGCCGTCCATGTCCACGGCGAAACCCATTGGCTGTggattttatttcttttcctttcttttctcatCGTGCCATGGGTAGTGGAACGTACGGACGGAGGGAGAAGAGCACTGGCGCTCGCCATCTTTAAACGCGCGCCACACAAGTACGGCACGCTGGTCGCTCCAGGGCGGATGAAAAATTCCCAAGCCTTTTTCTCTCTCAGCCCTGTTGGCTGTTGACACGAGCCAGGTCGGCCGGATCCAAGAGAAGAAGCTGCCAAAGTGCCAAAGCTCGCGACGTGACACATCTGCCGTGTTCGGTGCCGGCGGGTCCACGTACCGCTCCTGGACCTAGCTGGACACGAGGGCGAGTAGTCCAGAACATATATCCATTGCATTCGCACGCTCACCGGCCGATCCATCCGTATCGGTCGGTCGCCGGACGTGGCTCTCCGGCAAATACGTGAGTGAGCCAAGCTTAGTACTGTTACCACAACATGAGAAGATTTTAGTACAGTACGTAAGTACGAACACaatgtttttcttctcttttgctCGTGCAACATGGCACCGTGCGCGTGCGGTGCTGCGGTCTGTCAGCGGCTGAGACTTGAGAGGGACGGTTGATTATTATGAGTCAACAGTGATTGATGTTGTTAAAAGGCGTGTGTACGTGCTGGGGCCCTCCCTGGTGTGGTTTGCGCGTCTCTCTCTGCCCTCTCTTGATCTTTTGCCGGTGCTCTGGCCCCCGGCGAGAATTAATTTTCGTGAGCGACGCAGGGTCTCGGGCGTGCATCGCACGGTGTCGCGCTGTCTGAGCACGGACGAAAAAGCCTCTGCAGTGGCTTGGCTGCCCACACACAAATACGCACGCACGACGTCATGCATatgccggccggccgaccGATATGCGAGTCgcgattttgtttttctcacaCGACTTGTCACCGTCAATCGTTTAGAAGGAAGGAAAGGAGCCCGTCGTAACGGATTTCGAATTGATCACCGCACGTCCATGTCGCCTGCCTGTGAGGCCGTGACACATTGGGTATTTGGGTGTCATGGATTTTATGTTGCCTCCAAActcatggatggatggatgcatgcatgcacacacatCCCACTTGGTCGATCACTTGGATTCATCGCCCCGGCCCCCTGCTGCTTAGCAGCGAAGTTTACTTGCTCTCTGATCTccactcctcctcgtctcgTCGTCTTCAACGAgcgccacacacacacagataCTACATGCAAGCAGTCGAGGTCGGCCGATCCAGCGAGCCGGGTGATCCacgagaaaagaagaagccgcCAAAGGCCAAAGCGGCGACGTGACACATCCCATCTGCCCCCGTCCGGTCTCCCTCGGACAGCTCCTGGACACGACCCGTCCATATCGGCCGGCGCCTGCAGTCGCTCTCCGGCGAATGCGTGAGCGAGCCAAGTACTAGAAAGTCCGTCCGGCTCCAACCGAAACGAAACGAAACGAAACCCGCTGGTCTTCTGTGACTGGCCGGCGAAACGGTCCGCCGGATCGATCTGGCGTGAGCTCCTTCGCTTCCTTCCAGGAGCAATGTCGGCCGGTGTCTCTCGCTCTCTTTGCGCCAGTCGCCTCGCCTCGTCGGACGTCGGGGATAGATCTCTGGCTGGTGACTCACTGACTCCGGAGTCCGGATCCACTCAACGGACCGCAACGTCGGGACTCCCGGAGGAAAGCAGGGAGCGCCCGGCAACTGTTCTTCTCTGTTGCTTTGTTTCCTTCTGTGATGATGGATTGATGGCATTCCTAGCAGTTGTAGATTTGTTTCGATGGTGACATGAATTGAGGACACCATTTTCGGTGCTAATTAGTTTCAGTTACATTCGGGTTTTCCTCGAGACTGGCCGGACCTGGTGACACGAACTCAACGCAATGAACAACGGAGGTTTAGGTGTTGGAATCCAACACTTGTAATCCAGATAGAATATACAGTATAAAGGCATCGTGGGATAACCAAATAAACAAGACAAATCGGTGGACACAGACACGCAAGGACCGTCAGACCACAGGTCCGAGGTGCGACCGCTGAGACTTTCTCAAAGTACTCGACGGGTTTGTTGACGTGTGTGTATCATGTCGATAACACAACGGGTTCTAAACTTCGAGGTCAACGAAGAGTTGGATGTAATTATGTAAAAATAGCAGGACTTCCCAGCACAGCACATGACGTGGATCATCGAGGAGCCAAATAACTCCTCTGACGTTAGTTTTTGTATCTTGCTCAAATTCTACTCATGTCCACCTATGCTTTGCTTGGCGTTTTGCAATCGCATTTGCTATTTCCCAGACGACcgaaaaataactatttttaaatCAATATTAACAACCGTCATATCCAATCATGAGATGCACACATAATGAGAATCATCGGATTGTTATGATTGTCGACCGAAAAATAGTCGCTCCCTTTTGCATATTAACATTTTTTATGACAACTTGTGATTTAGctaaatcagtgacaagtaAGAGAACAATTTGTTTGCTTTTTAGTGAAGCCAAAGCCGCGACGTGACACATCCCATCTGTCCCGTCGGGTCGGTTCCTGGACACGAGGAGCGAGTAGTTAAGTTATCCATTGCACGTGCCGGTCTCGCTCGCCGCCCGTCGCTCAACCGAAACAAAACGCTGTTCTGCGGCGACTCCGAGGCTCCGAGCGCGAGTTCCTtcacttccttttttttggcgGAAAGAGTTCCTTTGCTTCCTCCGGGGCGTCTGCAGACTGCAGCACTGTCGACCGGTGCCTATCTCTTCTCTTTGCGCCAGTCGCCTCGCCTCGTCCTCGTGCATGCCGTGACTCCTCCGGATCCACTCACGAACTACAACGTCGGGACGAAAGCAGCCTGCGGTCCACGATTGTATCTGTCTTCTGTCTTGCGCTCTTgctttgtttccttttctacAGTCTACTGGATAGGAGGTTATGGCAAGAACTCGAGAAGTAAACAGAAAGAACGAAACAGTCCTATCAACTTGCACTTTCGGCCGATACGCTTCACGCTAAACAGTGCTAATAATATCAACAGTACTACTAACAGATCCACGCGCAGAAAGCATCAAAAAGCGAAAGGAAGGCTGCGACCAGCAATGCTCTGTCTTCTCTATTatgtctacatacatacaAAATGATATGTTACACGACAAAACAGAACAAAGCTACATTGGGATGTTTGATGTTGTCCTATATGAACAGTCCTAGTCCTGTCAATCAGACGCTTTCAACTTCCGAGGCCTCTTGGATtggggtggtgagggtggCGCATCCATAAATCTTCCAGTGGACTGGCAAAAGTGAAGAAGGTTTATTAATCACTAATGTAAGGGGTCAAATGAAGCTAGCTAACATATATATCTGCAGTAGAGGACAATAGGTCAAGTCCACAACGAAATATGGAGTGCCGAAGTGAAGACAATTAAAGGAGCTCTGGCAGTTTAGGAAAATCAAGATTTGCTACCTGCCTATGTAACTAATAACCCAGTTAAAccacaaaaaaattaaattattGCCTGCGCTCAAACAAAATCTTGTCTAGTAAGGCAAAAATTTAAGATGCAAAGAATaaactgagagagagagagagtgagaggcAGAACAAACCTTACGCTTGTGGTCCCGTTTGACTCCTCTATCACCTGAAGTGACATGAATCAATATCATGTAAAATACTTAAAGATtgaggaagaaacaagaagGTAAAACCAAGTTGTCTGCCTTAAAAATTACCTCCAAAACCAGTAGTATCAGGGACAAATGGCCGATCAACATCTCTATTAGCACGCTGCAAAACACCAAATACCATCATTATTAGCTACTAGCACACCGTGCATTGCTACGgactaaaaaaatacactacaTATGTGAAGATATCATCTATTATCTTAGACCATATAACCCATATTTGTGTCCCCACCTCATTGATTTgtgccaaatcaacaagtgaTGCAGTCTGAAAGTGGAACAGACCACCGCCACCAATCAAGTCCGTTTTAGGACTAAAGAAAACCAATTAATTGTTGATAGCGGCATTCGCACTGGTAGCATTCCTATTAcagtgaaaaaagaagaaccgGATTCTGTCTATGAAAGGACTTTCCACCAGCCATGTGGT
The Brachypodium distachyon strain Bd21 chromosome 2, Brachypodium_distachyon_v3.0, whole genome shotgun sequence genome window above contains:
- the LOC100832635 gene encoding putative uncharacterized protein DDB_G0291608 — translated: MDGSGVDAALGLVAWWGSVRGFFTPATLFLVVNLVIGTIALTSRSRRRNPDSPHHQRHQHQHQQQQEEDDENHPYYDQQHPQQQEEERYVDPPAPAPLARTSSVLDRLRSIGLYRFRSGDFPPEYAAPAPDHAGAVTVTAGDAAHYSRSRSEPAHAPAPSPREKTRKRASAAGVPPRMRKSSSSSSQARKNAAASARAAEWAAVRAEEEEEEQAVVDARAEEFSDSFMPSSPPAQQQQQKQQQQEEEEVYYREEYVPPLRPTRAAAAPLARAPSVLERLRSFSLYRFTSGDLAAEAAPAAEEAHYGRSQSERQSKKGKSQQGADAEERRMTKSSSEARKPAPAPEEPAEQGVDARADDFINSFRQQLKLQRLNSLLNYKEMLNRGSK